In Helicoverpa zea isolate HzStark_Cry1AcR chromosome 3, ilHelZeax1.1, whole genome shotgun sequence, the sequence ACCCACCTGGCATTGTTATTATCATGCAACAGGAACAATGATAAGAATGGTTGGGCGCAGGAGAGCTCTGCTCCCAGAGGCGAGACACGTTCGCGGCTCACTATCGCAGCCACTTCATCAATTGATTCCTCGCCCTCTCGCCCGCTCAATAGGACGACGATCTGGTTTCCACCAGCCAAACTACAAACGTCCTAAATTCACATTTGGaacagaaaatattaatttgaatcgAATGTTCTTGCTCTTTTAGAAAATCCTTCAAGAATGAGTCTTGTTCAGATTTTTATATTGTCTAACTAATCTCTATTTTGTGCAATTTCTGAAAATCTGCCTGCAATGGCAAATCATACCTTACTCAATCTATCCCAATAGTTATTGACTGATTGTCGAAAGTTCGTGAGTTCGTTTCCCACCCACCGCAAACTTTTGTCGTGAACCGAAAATGTGCAAAcgactactactactactagaaagcttgaaaaaaaaaaacagctgaaGAGAAAATCGGATTCGGGCTCGAACATGAAAACAAATTTTTCGTATGTGGGCCCCCTAAAattcttattatatttgtagttaatTTCAGCTCTCTAGCTATTATGGTTCAAGAGATACAGCCTCCTGACAgacggacgaacggacggacggacagagaagTCTTACCCTCTGGGTACGGAACAAATAATAACACTCGTGTGGTGTGAATTATGTCATGTGCCTAGTTAATCGTggtggtacctacctataaattaaacaaaaaaacatttaggtaATGAACCTCATTTTATAGGTATTCGTATTCCTACACGCTATCAATGGCAATAGgcgattgtttgtttgtaaacctTTGTGTAGCACACAACAAATTTCTCTTTACAAGAATGTTGTCTTGGAACGACCTAAAATCCTGGACCTTCTGTCTGAAAATAATTCAACATCCTATATTCAATAGCCTTCCGTGATTCCCACGTAAAACGGAGTTTCATAATCTAATCTTGCCACTGCTGTCTACAGCGACACCTACCCATGTCAAAGAAAATCACTATAACATGCTTCCCCCTGAAAATCGTAGTGTTACGAgaacaaacatacattatttTTCGATGACGCTTCAAAACGTAGCGTTTGTTGGTGTGGCAAAGAAGGGAGAGCGCAGCAACACAACAATTCTACGCCCGATTGTAGTTCAAGCGTGTCACGATAGGTGGCACCAAGTGTGCTGAAAAATAGCTGAAATCGAGTACTCAGCgctcttttgttttttcgtACAGTGTTATGAAGTATCAAGTATTTGTTTATTGCTTTTTGGCCATATCGATCGAAGACTCTCGATGTATCTTATAAGTCGCGACGAAATCTCTTATTTCCAAATGCCAGGAACCCCATTTGCTCTTAACACTTTTTTTTACCACTAAAGGATCGCAGATCAATCATTTCTAGATGCGTCTGTTTACCTATGCTAGACAaagtagcgtcatgaaaatgaGTCGTGTTTGGATCACACTAATACGTAAATACGCGTTCAAGGCAATCTGATAAAAGTTCGACGCCCCTGCACATGCCTACGTAGCGTCAAAGGTTGGAGCATagataacactggtcaacaaattaaaatattttttttggtgcaaaggtgaaatatacaatttcttgtagaatatttgacacGTAATcaaagtccagaacataaaattgcactagcacgtagggatttagagatatacccctcctaaagtaccaaaaacgcgttttttatgaaatttgatgtaattttttggggacagaaGAATTATATaggaatttctaactaaagcatcatatagtactactttccccgcattaaccccattttaatttatatttttgcgagttttatttcctaatatataccattttataacTAAAGTGGAGTtctttcatactaacaggccaaataaaatgtagggaagatcgaactatcgtagctgaatacatatttcatgaaaatttaaactcttagcgttcgaaataaaaatgaatttcaatcgggaagagtagtaatatataatgctatagatagaaactaaaaaacaattttgctgtccttcaaaaaaattgtcaaatatcgttaaaaaacgtgtttttggtactttagaaggggtatatctctaaatccctacgtgctagtgcaactttatgttctggacttcgattacgtatcaaataatctataagaaataatatatttcacctttgcaccaaaaatgctgttgaccagtgtaatagACGATAGGGCTGAAGTGTGAATGCACGTCGCCATCGGGGCTATTACATTATCTGTCTTGTGTTCCTAACATTATCTATGCCCGGACACAGTCAAGGTCGAACCACAAATATGTTCAAGTGCTAGGGCTCGTGTCTTCCTCACGTGCGCAAGCGCAAGTCACCTATTTTAAGAACTGTCACGTTTTTGCAGGAACGTAACAACTGTATTTTCGTTACTGTTACTATAGGCATCTGCCATGTTGTGCCAAATGTAATTTCATCAAGGAATTCCGGAGTGTTACTTTGTTTCACTCAACCTTAGAACGGACATTGATGAATAAAATACGTGTGAATTATattcaaaattactttatttttataaaagtagaaaacatataaaatatataaagtataaTACTAAAAAATAGTATTATAAATTCCAAtcataaattcatttaaatgcTTCACAAATTATAGGGTGTgattaaaatttttaaaataaaattaggtaaaCTTAAACTATTATTGGTTGTAcaataacagaaataaataattgtaaaacaTTCTCTCATCAAACCTACTacccaaaaattaaatattgtactATGATTCTTACTATTAAATTGTACTGATCATGgaacaaatacataaataaaaaacattgtataaattgttcacaaatattaaaacattataaaatatacgGAATTCCACTGGTTTCTTCTATCGAGACATGGCCTTTTATCACAATGTAATGAGTAGCACCCAGGAGGCGCATTCATTCAGTCTTCATAAAAATGCTTTAAATCCTGTGAAGAGTTGCACGTAGAACTAATGAGTCCTACAAATAAATACGCCTAATTAATAGCCCCACATTCTAAATACTAATACACCGACCACCTatccaacaaattaaaaaatctgtaaattcattttatacatataaaatctataaaaattgTAGTCTTAAAAGCTAAATTTGTATTTTCATCTTTTGGCAATTTCTTGACTAAATAAACCGAATCATTTATTCCTATGACTAATGTTTGTAAAAACATTCTAAACAACCCAAATTTTGCACACTATGAAAAAAGTTTTGCACCACTTTTAACATGTATTAATTGCTTCTTTCTTAAAGATTAAGCACACCCATAGGCAATTAGGAACTTTTTGTAACCTATAGACAATAGCACAATTACAAATGTGTCATTCGACTTTTTGAATATTCGACTTCTTAAAAGTGGCACAACTCTTTTTTCATGACTATCCAATGATGTGAAGTTCTTAATGGCATCTTCTATGTAGGTTTAAAATGCAGCATGGCGTAATCGTGATAGTACATCATAATGGCAAGTGGCTGGCCAAGGATTAGAGAGCTCCAGACCATGATGTTGCCCCAACGAGGTCCGAGTCTTAGCTCGGCGGTGCGAGAGATGATGGCAAGCGGTGGTTGCGCCATCATACCCAGGAATGCCCAAATCCTGAACATTTGTAGGGGTACGCTCACctgtaataaatgaaaaaatatcattaGTAACATGTATTTCTTCAAGCATACATGAAACTTAATGCTTCAATTAGTTAAGAAAATCCTAAACTTTTCTATCTGAGTATAGGAAGATCACAAACCTGTAATGCCTACATTGCAAATATACATAGCATGCAATTGTATGAAAACGCGATGAAATAATATGGTGTATAGTATGGTGTATAGTAGTTTTGTGTGCCTTGGCACTATCACCTCACAAAATAATCgttgtaataaaataagtagaaCGCAGACCGAATTTTAAGAGACCAAAATAAAGAAACTggattatatatatatattgtttatcataaaaattaaaaaagtactcACCAAATACTCATGGAACAGCGCCGATATAGCAAAAACAACGATTCCAGCGTTAAACTTGCTGAATCCCATCTCTGTAATAGGCTTGTACACATGCCTCACCGCCCACATATGCACAGGCATGTTCCAAGTGCTCCAGAATACAGATATATTGTTGGAATTCCACCAGTCGGCGTAGAACTTGCGGTCCGCGAACTGGAGTAGCTCACCCATCAGGTTTAGGAACGAATGGAAGCTTAGGTAGAAGAAACACAGCCATAGGAGATGGTTTGGCACCTGGAAATTGAAAAGAGCTAATTAAGCAATTTTACTTaccaaaaataagtttatttgcCATTGTGTGTAGTTTGCTGGGTTGAGGggatcagatagggcagtcgctccttgtaaagcactggtacccagctacatccggttagactggaagccgaccccaacatagttgggaaaaaggctcgaaggatgtgAATAGTTTGCTAAAATAGCGTATATTGGATACTAACGGTCTATTTACATAAACTGTTTCTGTTATAAATTGGTATTTATATAACAAGCTTCGCTAGTTACGCTCTGCAGATGGGCTGTTAAAACGGTTCATTAATGTTGGCACGCGCTGCTTGTTGATATTATACTGGAGTAAATCTAGGAAATCTTCGGAAGGTCTTTACGTCAGAATATAATATATCTAGTTATAATAACAAACCTTCGTGATCGTGTATgattattcaattttaaataccATCTAAGACAGTCATGATTAAAAAATGCATAACATGCCATGCATTAAGAACTTTTTATTCGAAACTGCAATTTTTCAATCAAATATAGAGTCCAATGACTGCGTTTAAGGCCGGCGACCCTGTCGATGTTAACGAAGCAacgcataataaaaaaatcctagCTAAATCCGTCGGGAAGTTTTGATGACTTGCCAGAAAATCTATCAGCAACTTATTCCTGAAGTGTCTGCGACCTAGCCATTCAACCCGTGTTTCGAAATCAAAAAGAGTTTGGCACTCATATCGACTATCCGGAAGGGAAGACTTGCTCTGTTGCTCTCTGTATACATCGTTGTGCATTCACTGTCATAGATATCAAATAACACCCGAGTAAGCTCAAAATTACATGTCAGTAGGAATGCAAAGTGAGCTTAACTTCTTATCACATCGTTGTATGGTACTCTAAACATTTTGAATGCTATGTGTAAACAGATTAGACATAAACATATTGCTACAGTACTATTACAAATTCCAGAAATGCAACACACAcgattagggctgccatctcgaatttcgtcaAACCCGGACAAAGATTCAAAAAAACCCGGAGATTTGGCGAAAATCGCTTTTTTTCCCGGACGAGTCCGaaaataatatgcaaaaaaaaacaagacctAATTTTCATTTGGttcgggttttccccggacacttcttcaaaccccgcccggacggtccCCGGACGgtctccaaacgaggacaaatccggggaaaccccgaaggatggcagccctacacaCGATTCATCTATCTAGGTACAAACATGAATTGATAAATGCATTGTGTTAGGTACTGCCAAGTCTAACATTGATAACATTGAAAGTTACATactattgttttaattgtttagTTATGCTAATTCCAAGTACATTCCTACAGTCATATTCGCCAAAGTTGCGATTTCACGCATAACTTACCGCTAACTTAAGTAATCTCTCTGTGATCCTTATGGGATCCATCTTGGAGAAAGTTTCCACGGAGTTGGTGATTGTCGGTATCATCCATTGTTGGAACAGCGCCAAGACCAGGTTTATGCCGAAGAACAACTCCAATACTCTTTTGATTACGAACCTCTTCCGGATTCTGAAATGTAAACATTAGACTTGTTATATCTTTGCTTCACGGTAACAGAACAGTGTAGTCTATTAACGTTAATGATGTCGGTTTATGAGTTACTATATATTACCATTACGAAACAATTAAACAATCATGAGTCATTTTGAcaacgtaatatttttgtttctcaATTTCAAATACCATCACGCTCTTCCATAGCCTCTCAGTAGACCGCAAAAATCTTAAAGATAGGTACGTCCATTCACCTAGGTTTAGTCAGACTCATTCAAGCTAGTTCAAGGGTAGCCATCAGTCAACTTTTGACACGGAGTAAACAAAAGACACGTGCTCCATATAATATCAGTTGATATTAATCGTGATAAAATGATTAAGAAACATGTGAACGTACACGTTTTCTCTCAAGAAAACGTGAGTTTATTGAACTTGTTTCACACCTGCTTCTTCACATTACTAAACTAACAGAAGTTATTTACCAAAGATAACgtctatttataaattaaagtgCTTGTGATGcctaacggccggttcacacatgtctccgttttactgtcccgttttatcgtgtacgtatttttttcgtcgatggcgtatgtagttgtatacagaatactgtgccatgtgtgaagtcactcatacaactacatacgccatcgacgaaaaaaaaacgtacacgataaaacggaacagtaaaacggagacatgtgtgaaccggccgtaagtCATTGCAATGAAATAGTTGTTGTAATTACGTTATTCTGTACTTTATTGCATGTTTATTTTTGGGAGTCCACACCTAACTAACCCACCCTAACCAATGTATATCAAATAAAATCGTCGTCATACTAGCGAAGTTTAATTTACACCTCCAAATCATTTCGGACTTTTGACTTGTGACAATTAATTTGACCGACGACTACTAGATAAATGAATGATGTCAGAGTATGACGAacgaaacataaaatatttaatcattatGATCGAGGGTTTCAATACTTCTCTTGGCAGGACATTTTGTTATCCGTTCGCTGATATACATAATTTAGCTCGGGTGCTTTATTTACCTATGTACTTTATCTTCCGTTCATCATACATCATAGTACAGCAGCACACAGATTGGATAGATAACCTTGGGTAGTTTGCAAAGGGATACTttcaaaaacattcaaaaaatgtctcaaaaaaaaaaacaaatgcaatgAAAAACTAACCGTGCAGTGCGGGGGTAATTCAACTCATAACAAAGGGTGGGTGCCAACATGAAGTAGACCAAGTCTTTCAGGTTCAGATTATCAGGATACTTGGTGAGGCGCGCCGCAGCCGGGGTATCGTTTATAAGATCCTCCTTACTCTCTGTTGGGAAAAGAGGGGGTAAGTTAGCAGGATTTTTGAAGGATGAGTCAGAGTTGCAAGTCATTGCAGTAAGTAAatctacttttatttacatgagTCAAAGTCTCTGAACATATGTTCGTTGATAGTCCCGTAGATACCGGATATTTAACATTACTAAATACCCAAAGCAAATCTACAAACAGATTGTGAATTATTTCGTAAGCAAATTATAGTTGGCAAGAGAATTTGCCACAAAAACTTTGAAGTCAAGGTTGCATTACTATTATTACTTTCCGCAatcgcgaaagtttgtatgaactaTATCGTACACAGCAGAAAGATCAAAACGAATAGTATTCAAATTTTACTTGAAGGTATTAAGAAAAGaactttgtaagtacctacctactcaggATGGGACTATCAACTTGCTCATTATAAAGAAAGAAAGTTCAGTGAAAGCCATTGAAAAAACACTATTCTAACTACGCTGTGGCTCAGCCTTTAAAAgcgataatatatttatttacaatgctATTAGTGCACGCAAGCCTTTCACGCAAGTCACAGATTAGCAGATAAACACACATAGATAAAACAAGGATACGATAACCAGCGTTAAGCGTCCAAAAATCAATAATACGGTCACATTGCATATCGCTATCgtttacaaattatttagttGGTATGCAATATTCAGATATTAGATAGAATTTAAGCAAGTAACGACAGAACTGTTACTTCAGGCTTCATTCTTATAAGACAGAAATACTTCTCAACGAGCTGTTAAGAAAGATAGGACAACACTTATACAAActttaataaagatattttatttctagaTTACTGCAACCAAAGCATTTTCACTCTAAACTCATTGAACAGAAGCTTTATAAGAAAACGCCAAAATACTAAAAAAGCAAATAGAAAAGAAATAAGGCACACAACAACACGACGTATCTCACTTACTCTCTTGTTCAGCCGTAATTAGTTTAtctgtaataatttaaatagcatttatacttattttattcccAATTCACAACAGTAAATTAATCTTacaggtaataaaaaatattaagatcGGCTATCTGATTCAAATTCTGATTTCAAAATTGTCGAAAACAGATCCATTTTGCAAGCCAAGCAATTGCGCAAGTTTTTCTCATCTGTCTGAAAAGTTTGGCAATAATAATAGCGATTCACGCACTGCTGGCTTCAGTATTCATAATCGTTAGTGTAATAACGGCCTAAATTATCTGTCAGTAAATAAGAAATCAAAGTTAATGAACACTTACTCCAATTAGGTGCCGACAAACTCTGTCTCCTAAGTTTGTTATCCAAGTATTTTCTCTTCAAACCCAAGCGACACCAATGATTGGTCTGTGTATAGCTCcagagttttaaaaatattatcaaatataaCATACACACTGAAGTTATAccaactgtaaaaaaataatattttaagcaaGTTAATCAAACTTTTCAGGTAAAAGGAGAAGTCAGATAAAAAATCAGCTATCTTTGTATATGTTACGGCTAAAGCCCGAAGTTAGGCTACACCTAGGTTTAACCGGCTACTGTCAAGTGTAACCGACCATATGTGGCTAAACCTAGTTGACTGCATATATGACAAAATGCTTATCTGAATCCAAAACCTAGCTTTTACCGATGAGAAATAGGTTACACCTAGTTCTGACCGCATATAAGGGGATACAAGTTAGTTTACCCGCATATACCTGGCCACACCTTGCTGGAAACCTAATTGTGTTGTGGTTAAACCTAGGTGTAGCTGCACTTGGGGCTTTAACCGTAACATTACAAAAGCACCATTATGTTTTTATCTTATAAAATTTGCAACGTGATTACCGAAACTGAAATCATTGCCCCTAAAATGCAGAGCTATCATAGGCAGAAGAACCATACATATCATGTTAGATATCTGTAACCCGACGCCTAACTTCTCTGGTATTAAATCCTAAAAACAGGAACAGACATAATTATCTTATCAGCTatgaaatataaattgtaataagtataaaaagttCATTATCGATATAGAGACGGATTCTTTCCCACATAATCATGACTTA encodes:
- the LOC124645453 gene encoding diacylglycerol O-acyltransferase 1 isoform X4, which gives rise to MATESEEKALRYRRAQSVSKAEEITETEKKVRKLQLDKPVHTPRDSLFSWSSEFNNFTGLVNWGFLMLSVGGVRLGLENFLKYGLRVNPFEWFIVLTGYNEGDRSQYPSVILIVFSIVPIVIGLLVEKGIAVDLIPEKLGVGLQISNMICMVLLPMIALHFRGNDFSFVGITSVCMLYLIIFLKLWSYTQTNHWCRLGLKRKYLDNKLRRQSLSAPNWKSKEDLINDTPAAARLTKYPDNLNLKDLVYFMLAPTLCYELNYPRTARIRKRFVIKRVLELFFGINLVLALFQQWMIPTITNSVETFSKMDPIRITERLLKLAVPNHLLWLCFFYLSFHSFLNLMGELLQFADRKFYADWWNSNNISVFWSTWNMPVHMWAVRHVYKPITEMGFSKFNAGIVVFAISALFHEYLVSVPLQMFRIWAFLGMMAQPPLAIISRTAELRLGPRWGNIMVWSSLILGQPLAIMMYYHDYAMLHFKPT
- the LOC124645453 gene encoding diacylglycerol O-acyltransferase 1 isoform X3; amino-acid sequence: MATESEEKALRYRRAQSVSKAEEITETEKKVRKLQLDKPVHTPRDSLFSWSSEFNNFTGLVNWGFLMLSVGGVRLGLENFLKYGLRVNPFEWFIVLTGYNEGDRSQYPSVILIVSLFVSVSIVPIVIGLLVEKGIAVDLIPEKLGVGLQISNMICMVLLPMIALHFRGNDFSFVGITSVCMLYLIIFLKLWSYTQTNHWCRLGLKRKYLDNKLRRQSLSAPNWKSKEDLINDTPAAARLTKYPDNLNLKDLVYFMLAPTLCYELNYPRTARIRKRFVIKRVLELFFGINLVLALFQQWMIPTITNSVETFSKMDPIRITERLLKLAVPNHLLWLCFFYLSFHSFLNLMGELLQFADRKFYADWWNSNNISVFWSTWNMPVHMWAVRHVYKPITEMGFSKFNAGIVVFAISALFHEYLVSVPLQMFRIWAFLGMMAQPPLAIISRTAELRLGPRWGNIMVWSSLILGQPLAIMMYYHDYAMLHFKPT
- the LOC124645453 gene encoding diacylglycerol O-acyltransferase 1 isoform X2 — its product is MATESEEKALRYRRAQSVSKAEEITETEKKVRKLQLDKPVHTPRDSLFSWSSEFNNFTGLVNWGFLMLSVGGVRLGLENFLKYGLRVNPFEWFIVLTGYNEGDRSQYPSVILIVFSIVPIVIGLLVEKGIAVDLIPEKLGVGLQISNMICMVLLPMIALHFRGNDFSFVGITSVCMLYLIIFLKLWSYTQTNHWCRLGLKRKYLDNKLRRQSLSAPNWNKLITAEQEKSKEDLINDTPAAARLTKYPDNLNLKDLVYFMLAPTLCYELNYPRTARIRKRFVIKRVLELFFGINLVLALFQQWMIPTITNSVETFSKMDPIRITERLLKLAVPNHLLWLCFFYLSFHSFLNLMGELLQFADRKFYADWWNSNNISVFWSTWNMPVHMWAVRHVYKPITEMGFSKFNAGIVVFAISALFHEYLVSVPLQMFRIWAFLGMMAQPPLAIISRTAELRLGPRWGNIMVWSSLILGQPLAIMMYYHDYAMLHFKPT
- the LOC124645453 gene encoding diacylglycerol O-acyltransferase 1 isoform X1 → MATESEEKALRYRRAQSVSKAEEITETEKKVRKLQLDKPVHTPRDSLFSWSSEFNNFTGLVNWGFLMLSVGGVRLGLENFLKYGLRVNPFEWFIVLTGYNEGDRSQYPSVILIVSLFVSVSIVPIVIGLLVEKGIAVDLIPEKLGVGLQISNMICMVLLPMIALHFRGNDFSFVGITSVCMLYLIIFLKLWSYTQTNHWCRLGLKRKYLDNKLRRQSLSAPNWNKLITAEQEKSKEDLINDTPAAARLTKYPDNLNLKDLVYFMLAPTLCYELNYPRTARIRKRFVIKRVLELFFGINLVLALFQQWMIPTITNSVETFSKMDPIRITERLLKLAVPNHLLWLCFFYLSFHSFLNLMGELLQFADRKFYADWWNSNNISVFWSTWNMPVHMWAVRHVYKPITEMGFSKFNAGIVVFAISALFHEYLVSVPLQMFRIWAFLGMMAQPPLAIISRTAELRLGPRWGNIMVWSSLILGQPLAIMMYYHDYAMLHFKPT